Proteins from one Gossypium raimondii isolate GPD5lz chromosome 8, ASM2569854v1, whole genome shotgun sequence genomic window:
- the LOC105792554 gene encoding uncharacterized protein LOC105792554, producing the protein MVKKKVTHRPNDPKQRNPPQEIHDTAKDSTFSKASNPLSRQSSMEDPKEKIQNLKSLNSLLVKEAFESRQQIDSLVQAKEALEVELIERKKLEAEESEKNVSFELQNGLVSVYMVNQMKELGVERETVIGALKNKVSGLMGSLEKERKMLSLVCEERDLVRNDFELQVNEGKLMKEKLTEMEGNERKFVEEIGKLKVEYDRLVWEKEELEKVKSSMVKDRNLLEKNMKDMAGKVEHLRRENGKVVREKKEIEIEKNEQRVKIDEMEKEMSEVILSLRKEDGVLRSKIFELEKNCGEAMDREAERAIEIGALVEEKRAKERSIERLMEEKDFMSRSLEAIMVESEDRQRRIEKLLEESDANRRVLEMNEKELRDMRKKIKELLGDKTEIEKAKIHGENENIKLHNEVSELRNIVHRLQEECLDHQKKKDELVSEVSRFKALVDQVTLERDNALKGFDKEKHNGVSLRSKVSEMENMLKKTEEELARKRTEWQNLIEEKKEMGSHIGSLAEDKDRLHLELLERKRSFNDLRAKMESTTINYERALTLLKTTASLLCQSKDEKSPEEAAIAEQKLEDEIELYAMELEAIKKAFKNKETVAQDLKQKVELMEKSMVEAQKKKSFWTLVSSATTLLAAITVAYAARGR; encoded by the coding sequence atggtgaaaaagaAAGTTACCCATCGGCCCAATGACCCCAAACAACGAAACCCGCCTCAGGAAATCCATGATACTGCCAAAGATTCAACCTTTTCTAAAGCTTCCAACCCTTTGAGCCGCCAATCTTCCATGGAAGATCCTAAGGAGAAGATCCAAAATCTAAAGTCTCTTAACTCTTTGCTTGTCAAGGAAGCCTTTGAGAGTAGGCAACAGATTGACTCCTTGGTTCAAGCCAAGGAAGCTCTTGAGGTTGAGTTGATTGAAAGGAAGAAACTTGAAGCTGAGGAGAGTGAGAAAAATGTGAGCTTTGAGCTGCAGAATGGGTTGGTTTCTGTTTATATGGTGAACCAAATGAAGGAACTTGGTGTTGAGAGGGAAACGGTGATTGGGGCATTGAAAAATAAGGTGAGTGGACTAATGGGTAGTCTTGAAAAGGAGAGGAAAATGTTGAGTTTGGTTTGTGAAGAGAGAGATTTGGTAAGGAATGATTTTGAGCTGCAGGTTAATGAGGGTAAGTTGATGAAAGAGAAACTGACGGAAATGGAGGGGAATGAGAGGAAATTTGTGGAAGAAATTGGGAAACTTAAAGTGGAATATGATAGGTTGGTTTGGGAGAAAGAGGAGTTGGAGAAAGTGAAGAGTTCAATGGTGAAAGATAGAAATTTATTGGAGAAAAACATGAAGGATATGGCTGGGAAAGTTGAGCATTTGAGAAGGGAGAATGGAAAGGTTGTGAGAGAGAAGAAAGAGATTGAGATTGAGAAAAATGAGCAAAGAGTGAAGATTGATGAGATGGAAAAGGAAATGAGTGAAGTTATATTGAGTTTGAGGAAGGAAGATGGGGTTTTGAGGTCTAAAATTTTTGAGTTGGAAAAGAACTGTGGGGAAGCAATGGATAGGGAGGCAGAAAGGGCGATTGAGATCGGTGCATTGGTGGAAGAAAAGAGAGCAAAAGAAAGGAGTATTGAGAGACTAATGGAGGAAAAGGATTTTATGTCAAGATCATTGGAGGCAATAATGGTGGAGTCAGAGGATAGGCAGAGAAGAATTGAGAAGTTATTGGAGGAAAGTGATGCAAATAGAAGAGTGTTGGAAATGAATGAGAAGGAATTAAGGGATATGCGtaagaaaatcaaggaattgCTTGGAGATAAAACGGAGATCGAGAAGGCCAAAATCCATGGCGAGAACGAAAACATCAAGTTGCACAATGAAGTAAGTGAGCTGAGGAATATTGTGCATAGGCTGCAAGAAGAATGCTTGGATCATCAAAAGAAGAAGGATGAATTGGTTTCTGAAGTTAGCCGGTTTAAAGCTTTAGTTGATCAAGTAACACTTGAGAGGGACAATGCTTTGAAAGGATTCGATAAGGAGAAGCATAATGGTGTTAGCTTGAGATCAAAAGTTTCGGAAATGGAGAATATGCTCAAGAAAACTGAGGAAGAGCTAGCGCGGAAGAGGACCGAATGGCAGAAcctaatcgaggaaaagaaagagatgggGAGTCACATTGGATCACTGGCTGAAGATAAAGATAGGTTGCATTTGGAACTTTTGGAGAGAAAGAGAAGTTTCAATGATTTGAGAGCTAAAATGGAATCCACAACTATTAATTATGAGCGAGCATTGACTCTGTTGAAGACCACTGCTTCACTGTTATGTCAATCTAAAGATGAAAAATCGCCAGAAGAAGCTGCTATTGCTGAACAGAAACTCGAAGATGAAATCGAACTATATGCAATGGAATTGGAAGCAATCAAAAAGGCATTTAAGAACAAAGAGACAGTGGCTCAAGACTTGAAGCAGAAAGTTGAGTTAATGGAGAAATCCATGGTGGAagcacaaaagaaaaagagtttcTGGACTTTGGTGTCGTCGGCAACAACTCTTTTGGCTGCAATTACAGTTGCATATGCTGCAAGAGGACGTTGA
- the LOC105792555 gene encoding gibberellin receptor GID1C: MAGSNEVNLNECKMVVPLNTWVLISSFKLAYNLLRRPDGTFNRHLAEFLDRKVPANLNPVDGVFSFDVLIDRATGLLCRIYRPATAEEPEPNIVELEKPVVGDVVPVIIFFHGGSFAHSSANSAIYDTLCRRLVGICKAVVVSVNYRRAPENRYPCAYDDGWTAFKWVNSRSWLQSRKDSKVHIYLAGDSSGGNIAHHVAARAVESGIDVLGNILLNPMFGGQERTESEKRLDGKYFVTLRDRDWYWRAFLPEGENRDHPACNPFGPNGRSLEGIKFPKSLVVVAGLDLIQDWQLAYVEGLRKAGKEVKLLYMEQATIGFYLLPNNNHFHTVMDEISEFVSSDC, encoded by the exons ATGGCCGGAAGTAATGAAGTCAACCTCAATGAGTGCAAG ATGGTGGTTCCCCTAAATACATGGGTCCTAATCTCCAGTTTTAAGTTGGCTTACAATCTTCTCCGTCGACCGGACGGCACTTTCAATCGTCACTTGGCGGAGTTTCTCGATCGTAAAGTCCCTGCTAATTTGAACCCAGTTGATGGAGTTTTCTCTTTTGATGTCCTCATTGATCGTGCTACAGGCCTCCTTTGTCGGATTTACAGACCAGCTACTGCTGAAGAGCCTGAGCCGAATATCGTTGAGCTTGAAAAGCCTGTTGTAGGGGATGTTGTCCCTgttataattttctttcatggTGGGAGCTTTGCACATTCCTCGGCGAATAGTGCTATTTACGATACTCTATGTCGACGATTGGTAGGTATCTGTAAGGCTGTTGTGGTTTCGGTGAACTATCGACGTGCACCTGAGAATAGGTATCCATGTGCTTATGATGATGGTTGGACTGCTTTTAAGTGGGTTAACTCTAGATCATGGCTTCAAAGTCGGAAAGATTCGAAGGTTCATATATATTTGGCTGGGGATAGCTCTGGTGGTAACATCGCACACCATGTTGCGGCACGAGCTGTGGAATCCGGAATTGATGTGTTGGGTAATATACTGCTCAATCCAATGTTTGGTGGACAAGAAAGAACTGAATCCGAAAAGCGTTTAGATGGAAAATACTTTGTTACTCTACGAGATCGAGACTGGTACTGGAGAGCTTTTCTCCCCGAAGGTGAAAACCGTGACCATCCTGCATGTAACCCATTTGGACCTAACGGTAGAAGTCTTGAAGGAATCAAATTTCCGAAGAGTCTAGTTGTGGTTGCCGGTTTGGACCTTATTCAGGACTGGCAATTGGCTTATGTTGAAGGGCTCAGAAAGGCTGGCAAAGAggttaaacttttatatatggAACAGGCGACAATCGGTTTCTACTTGTTGCCGAATAACAATCACTTCCATACGGTTATGGACGAGATAAGTGAATTTGTGAGTTCTGACTGctaa
- the LOC105792557 gene encoding probable histone H2AXb, whose translation MSPTEGSTKGGRGKPKSTKAVSRSHKAGLQFPVGRIARFLKAGKYAERVGAGAPVYLSAVLEYLAAEVLELAGNAARDNKKNRIVPRHIQLAVRNDEELSKLLGSVTIANGGVLPNIHQTLLPSKGGKNKGDIGSASQEF comes from the exons ATGAGTCCCACCGAAGGATCAACGAAAGGCGGGAGAGGGAAGCCCAAGTCAACCAAGGCGGTATCGAGATCGCATAAGGCTGGGCTTCAGTTTCCGGTGGGGAGGATCGCTAGGTTCTTGAAAGCCGGAAAATATGCTGAGCGTGTTGGTGCCGGAGCTCCCGTCTATCTCTCCGCCGTATTAGAGTATCTTGCTGCTGAG GTTTTAGAGCTTGCTGGAAACGCAGCGAGAGACAATAAAAAGAATCGAATAGTTCCAAGGCACATCCAACTAGCTGTACGGAACGATGAAGAGCTAAGTAAGCTTTTGGGTTCAGTCACCATTGCAAATGGAGGTGTTTTGCCGAATATTCACCAGACTCTTCTTCCCAGTAAAGGGGGAAAAAATAAGGGTGATATCGGATCAGCTTCTCAGGAGTTTTAA